Proteins from a genomic interval of Syngnathus acus chromosome 4, fSynAcu1.2, whole genome shotgun sequence:
- the LOC119121442 gene encoding uncharacterized protein LOC119121442 isoform X4, translated as MDDDDNVRWMCSEHQKMWMMTELHDLGLWPGCRPVHRAGNAISLWRFPPQPELVHPEAELPSPNIFQLHPFFIWKPEDEIMVRLRSTYRLPCLHGCPQTQIMSAGEGRPRAIVGTGGQYYILSSQLRCEICRKCWFADNPRWLEKLPERVTNILPALVTSKQAICKTVVDELRCTSKSPSDMVGQLNEILHLRYERAHLAYLHAVENAPRGDNTLQSFGSYEEPEGWCGVSVTDRYLKDCFIEEYMRQEQAINKLLQGTFGRVFRSDHTRKPVETEPASVQVVMKPTNVPLVDVKPENVPLVKMEPDSVPMKPPLSVTPPAQTQLDVANTPEQFFEQFLESEYFQKEMEEAWCQVKKKAGKKRKRKQTWLMGRLCCFCRHPLKEGPKSPHVHTTFPGHAGKYIYCPSKVYNLYKDKGMDKEMNWVEFQASPFYDTEWQRWIDSLDRTGHCPLTPNVHPPSPFSASSSPRNSGMDGWTDDAHS; from the exons atggatgatgatgataatgtgAGGTGGATGTGTTCAGAACATCAGAAGATGTGGATGATGACGGAGCTGCATGATCTGGGGCTGTGGCCGGGATGTCGCCCGGTGCACAGAGCGGGCAATGCCATCTCTCTGTGGCGTTTCCCCCCGCAGCCGGAGCTCGTCCACCCCGAGGCCGAGCTGCCGTCCCCAAATATCTTCCAGCTCCATCCTTTCTTCATTTGGAAACCCGAAGACGAGATTATGGTCAGGTTGAGGAGCACGTACCGGTTGCCTTGTCTGCACGGCTGTCCTCAGACACAG ATCATGTCCGCTGGTGAGGGGCGACCCCGAGCAATCGTCGGCACCGGAGGGCAGTATTACATCCTGTCTTCCCAACTCCGCTGCGAGATCTGCCGCAAATGCTGGTTCGCAGACAATCCACGGTGGCTGGAGAAACTGCCCGAGCGTGTCACGAACATCTTGCCGGCTTTGGTGACCTCCAAACAAGCTATATGCAAGACGGTCGTAGACGAGCTGCGTTGCACCAGCAAGTCGCCGTCAGACATGGTGGGCCAACTGAACGAGATACTGCACCTGAGGTACGAGCGTGCTCATCTGGCTTATCTCCACGCCGTGGAGAATGCGCCGAGGGGGGACAACACTCTGCAGTCGTTTGGCTCATACGAGGAGCCCGAAGGTTGGTGCGGCGTGTCTGTGACCGATCGCTACCTGAAGGACTGCTTCATCGAAGAGTACATGCGACAGGAACAAGCCATCAACAAACTGCTCCAGGGCACCTTCGGCCGAGTCTTCAGGTCGGACCATACAAGGAAACCAGTGGAGACGGAGCCCGCAAGTGTTCAAGTGGTGATGAAGCCGACCAACGTTCCACTGGTAGATGTCAAGCCAGAGAACGTTCCACTGGTGAAGATGGAGCCGGACAGCGTTCCAATGAAGCCGCCGCTGTCCGTCACTCCACCGGCCCAGACGCAGCTGGATGTCGCTAATACGCCCGAGCAGTTCTTCGAACAATTTTTGGAGTCCGAGTATTTCCAGAAGGAGATGGAGGAAGCCTGGTGTCAAGTGAAAAAGAAGGCtgggaagaagaggaaaagaaaacagacttGGCTGATGGGTCGTCTATGTTGTTTCTGCCGTCACCCGCTGAAAGAAGGACCCAAAAGCCCTCACGTTCACACGACCTTCCCGGGTCATGCGGGCAAATATATTTACTGCCCGAGCAAAGTTTACAATCTGTACAAGGACAAGGGCATGGACAAGGAGATGAACTGGGTGGAATTTCAGGCATCACCTTTCTACGACACAGAGTGGCAGCGATGGATTGACAGTCTGGACAGAACTGGGCATTGTCCTTTGACCCCTAACGTCCACCCGCCCTCCCCTTTTTCAGCTTCCAGCAGTCCCAGAAATtcagggatggatggatggacggacgatGCCCACTCTTGA
- the tmed5 gene encoding transmembrane emp24 domain-containing protein 5, with protein sequence MATVRLLTYVVSVLLVVVFERFSALAAFSQSLDSDFTFTLPAGRKECFYQTMKKDASLEIEYQVLDGAGLDVDFYISSPSGQILYSDHHKSDGMHTVETEDGDYMFCFDNTFSSVSEKLVFFELILDNMDADDEPEDWKEYVHGTDVLDMKLEDIMDTINSVKSRLGKSSQIQTMLRAFEARDRNLQESNYDRVNFWSLVNLAVMMLVLGVQVYLVRSLFEDKRKICT encoded by the exons ATGGCCACGGTGCGGCTGTTAACTTATGTGGTGTCGGTGTTACTAGTCGTGGTGTTTGAGAGGTTCTCGGCGCTGGCCGCCTTCTCGCAGTCCCTGGACAGCGACTTCACGTTCACTCTGCCCGCCGGTCGCAAGGAATGTTTCTACCAGACTATGAAGAAAGACGCCTCGTTGGAAATAGAATATCAG GTATTGGATGGCGCAGGCTTGGACGTGGATTTCTACATCTCCTCTCCATCTGGTCAGATTCTTTACAGCGACCATCACAAGTCAGACGGAATGCACAC CGTGGAGACAGAAGACGGCGACTACATGTTCTGCTTCGACAACACCTTCAGCAGCGTTTCAGAGAAGCTGGTCTTCTTTGAGCTCATCCTGGACAACATGGATGCCGACGATGAGCCCGAAGATTGGAAGGAGTACGTGCACGGCACCGACGTGTTAGATATGAAGCTGGAGGATATTATG GACACCATCAACAGCGTGAAGTCGCGGCTGGGCAAGAGCTCGCAGATCCAGACGATGCTGCGCGCCTTCGAAGCCCGCGACCGCAACCTGCAGGAGAGCAACTATGACCGGGTCAACTTTTGGTCGCTGGTCAACCTGGCGGTCATGATGCTGGTGTTGGGCGTGCAGGTCTACTTGGTGCGCTCGCTCTTCGAGGACAAGAGGAAGATTTGCACGTAA
- the LOC119121442 gene encoding uncharacterized protein LOC119121442 isoform X3: MVNYRFKYWWLQDERFKAWLKPVEGNAYLAHCALCNQILRVGSAGTKALECHRKSGNHKAIMERRQKSHFGATSRAAASSSRATQSAATPVAFPPGSPPTPKAEVLRPFYKIISEKTAMDDDDNVRWMCSEHQKMWMMTELHDLGLWPGCRPVHRAGNAISLWRFPPQPELVHPEAELPSPNIFQLHPFFIWKPEDEIMVRLRSTYRLPCLHGCPQTQIMSAGEGRPRAIVGTGGQYYILSSQLRCEICRKCWFADNPRWLEKLPERVTNILPALVTSKQAICKTVVDELRCTSKSPSDMVGQLNEILHLRYERAHLAYLHAVENAPRGDNTLQSFGSYEEPEGWCGVSVTDRYLKDCFIEEYMRQEQAINKLLQGTFGRVFRSDHTRKPVETEPASVQVVMKPTNVPLVDVKPENVPLVKMEPDSVPMKPPLSVTPRHPLKEGPKSPHVHTTFPGHAGKYIYCPSKVYNLYKDKGMDKEMNWVEFQASPFYDTEWQRWIDSLDRTGHCPLTPNVHPPSPFSASSSPRNSGMDGWTDDAHS, from the exons ATGGTTAACTACAGGTTTAAATATTGGTGGTTGCAGGACGAACGGTTCAAAGCATGGTTGAAGCCGGTGGAGGGAAATGCATATCTAGCACACTGCGCTTTATGCAATCAAATCCTGAGAGTTGGATCAGCGGGAACCAAAGCATTGGAATGCCATCGCAAATCGGGAAATCACAAGGCGATTATGGAACGCCGACAGAAAAGCCACTTTGGGGCCACATCAAGAGCGGCAGCATCGAGTTCCAGAGCGACTCAGTCTGCTGCAACTCCAGTAGCCTTCCCGCCAGGATCTCCACCCACACCAAAAGCGGAGGTGCTACGACCTTTTTACAAG ATTATATCTGAAAAAACGGcgatggatgatgatgataatgtgAGGTGGATGTGTTCAGAACATCAGAAGATGTGGATGATGACGGAGCTGCATGATCTGGGGCTGTGGCCGGGATGTCGCCCGGTGCACAGAGCGGGCAATGCCATCTCTCTGTGGCGTTTCCCCCCGCAGCCGGAGCTCGTCCACCCCGAGGCCGAGCTGCCGTCCCCAAATATCTTCCAGCTCCATCCTTTCTTCATTTGGAAACCCGAAGACGAGATTATGGTCAGGTTGAGGAGCACGTACCGGTTGCCTTGTCTGCACGGCTGTCCTCAGACACAG ATCATGTCCGCTGGTGAGGGGCGACCCCGAGCAATCGTCGGCACCGGAGGGCAGTATTACATCCTGTCTTCCCAACTCCGCTGCGAGATCTGCCGCAAATGCTGGTTCGCAGACAATCCACGGTGGCTGGAGAAACTGCCCGAGCGTGTCACGAACATCTTGCCGGCTTTGGTGACCTCCAAACAAGCTATATGCAAGACGGTCGTAGACGAGCTGCGTTGCACCAGCAAGTCGCCGTCAGACATGGTGGGCCAACTGAACGAGATACTGCACCTGAGGTACGAGCGTGCTCATCTGGCTTATCTCCACGCCGTGGAGAATGCGCCGAGGGGGGACAACACTCTGCAGTCGTTTGGCTCATACGAGGAGCCCGAAGGTTGGTGCGGCGTGTCTGTGACCGATCGCTACCTGAAGGACTGCTTCATCGAAGAGTACATGCGACAGGAACAAGCCATCAACAAACTGCTCCAGGGCACCTTCGGCCGAGTCTTCAGGTCGGACCATACAAGGAAACCAGTGGAGACGGAGCCCGCAAGTGTTCAAGTGGTGATGAAGCCGACCAACGTTCCACTGGTAGATGTCAAGCCAGAGAACGTTCCACTGGTGAAGATGGAGCCGGACAGCGTTCCAATGAAGCCGCCGCTGTCCGTCACTCCA CGTCACCCGCTGAAAGAAGGACCCAAAAGCCCTCACGTTCACACGACCTTCCCGGGTCATGCGGGCAAATATATTTACTGCCCGAGCAAAGTTTACAATCTGTACAAGGACAAGGGCATGGACAAGGAGATGAACTGGGTGGAATTTCAGGCATCACCTTTCTACGACACAGAGTGGCAGCGATGGATTGACAGTCTGGACAGAACTGGGCATTGTCCTTTGACCCCTAACGTCCACCCGCCCTCCCCTTTTTCAGCTTCCAGCAGTCCCAGAAATtcagggatggatggatggacggacgatGCCCACTCTTGA
- the pigc gene encoding phosphatidylinositol N-acetylglucosaminyltransferase subunit C, with amino-acid sequence MGPDDGPGAAVAWRKVLWERQPYPDNYVDRRFLEELRRNEGIRQYRYWAVVRESCLVGQQLSCVAIFITLWLYMEQGLLSPETLLLISLASSLLGYGLYQALASQAEPVLQPRTHLDDLQSATIFLSFIFGFSPVLKTLTESVSTDTVYAMSAVMLLAHLVSFPYTHPSPPGSLSLNAALFASVCLASRLPGALHTFTMLSCALLVFALWPCLLRRVKNGAPRHFAAVCAGVCAAGVGGLASRWPGGAVILALAVASVILLCPWLLIRLQRHKDNIQGPWDEAEIREDLSRFLQ; translated from the exons ATGGGGCCAGACGACGGCCCGGGTGCAGCCGTCGCCTGGAGGAAGGTCCTGTGGGAGCGCCAGCCGTACCCGGACAACTACGTGGACCGACGCTTCCTGGAAGAGCTCCGAAGGAATGAGGGAATCCGTCAGTATCGTTACTGGGCTGTGGTGCGCGAGTCATGCTTGGTGGGGCAGCAGCTCTCCTGCGTGGCTATTTTCATCACCCTCTGGCTCTACATGGAGCAG GGCCTCCTGTCCCCAGAGACCCTCCTGCTTATCAGCCTAGCGAGCTCCTTACTGGGCTACGGACTGTACCAAGCCCTCGCGTCTCAGGCGGAACCAGTTCTCCAACCTCGGACTCATTTGGATGACTTACAGAGCGCCACAATCTTCCTGTCGTTCATCTTTGGCTTCTCGCCCGTGCTAAAAACGCTCACAGAGTCCGTCAGCACGGACACAGTCTACGCCATGTCGGCCGTCATGCTGCTGGCTCACCTGGTGTCCTTCCCTTACACCCATCCCTCACCTCCGGGCAGCCTGTCCCTCAACGCAGCCTTGTTTGCATCTGTGTGTCTGGCCTCCCGCCTCCCGGGCGCCCTGCATACCTTCACCATGCTCAGCTGCGCCCTCCTGGTCTTCGCCCTTTGGCCCTGCCTCCTGAGGCGGGTGAAGAACGGGGCCCCGCGTCACTTTGCCGCCGTGTGCGCCGGGGTGTGCGCGGCGGGCGTAGGGGGGCTGGCGTCGCGCTGGCCCGGCGGGGCGGTCATCCTGGCGCTGGCCGTGGCCAGCGTGATTCTCCTCTGCCCCTGGCTGCTGATCCGCTTGCAGAGGCACAAGGACAACATCCAAGGGCCGTGGGATGAGGCGGAGATCCGCGAGGACCTCAGCCGCTTCCTCCAATAA
- the LOC119121442 gene encoding uncharacterized protein LOC119121442 isoform X2 → MVEAGGGKCISSTLRFMQSNPESWISGNQSIGMPSQIGKSQGDYGTPTEKPLWGHIKSGSIEFQSDSVCCNSSSLPARISTHTKSGGATTFLQEHQKMWMMTELHDLGLWPGCRPVHRAGNAISLWRFPPQPELVHPEAELPSPNIFQLHPFFIWKPEDEIMVRLRSTYRLPCLHGCPQTQIMSAGEGRPRAIVGTGGQYYILSSQLRCEICRKCWFADNPRWLEKLPERVTNILPALVTSKQAICKTVVDELRCTSKSPSDMVGQLNEILHLRYERAHLAYLHAVENAPRGDNTLQSFGSYEEPEGWCGVSVTDRYLKDCFIEEYMRQEQAINKLLQGTFGRVFRSDHTRKPVETEPASVQVVMKPTNVPLVDVKPENVPLVKMEPDSVPMKPPLSVTPPAQTQLDVANTPEQFFEQFLESEYFQKEMEEAWCQVKKKAGKKRKRKQTWLMGRLCCFCRHPLKEGPKSPHVHTTFPGHAGKYIYCPSKVYNLYKDKGMDKEMNWVEFQASPFYDTEWQRWIDSLDRTGHCPLTPNVHPPSPFSASSSPRNSGMDGWTDDAHS, encoded by the exons ATGGTTGAAGCCGGTGGAGGGAAATGCATATCTAGCACACTGCGCTTTATGCAATCAAATCCTGAGAGTTGGATCAGCGGGAACCAAAGCATTGGAATGCCATCGCAAATCGGGAAATCACAAGGCGATTATGGAACGCCGACAGAAAAGCCACTTTGGGGCCACATCAAGAGCGGCAGCATCGAGTTCCAGAGCGACTCAGTCTGCTGCAACTCCAGTAGCCTTCCCGCCAGGATCTCCACCCACACCAAAAGCGGAGGTGCTACGACCTTTTTACAAG AACATCAGAAGATGTGGATGATGACGGAGCTGCATGATCTGGGGCTGTGGCCGGGATGTCGCCCGGTGCACAGAGCGGGCAATGCCATCTCTCTGTGGCGTTTCCCCCCGCAGCCGGAGCTCGTCCACCCCGAGGCCGAGCTGCCGTCCCCAAATATCTTCCAGCTCCATCCTTTCTTCATTTGGAAACCCGAAGACGAGATTATGGTCAGGTTGAGGAGCACGTACCGGTTGCCTTGTCTGCACGGCTGTCCTCAGACACAG ATCATGTCCGCTGGTGAGGGGCGACCCCGAGCAATCGTCGGCACCGGAGGGCAGTATTACATCCTGTCTTCCCAACTCCGCTGCGAGATCTGCCGCAAATGCTGGTTCGCAGACAATCCACGGTGGCTGGAGAAACTGCCCGAGCGTGTCACGAACATCTTGCCGGCTTTGGTGACCTCCAAACAAGCTATATGCAAGACGGTCGTAGACGAGCTGCGTTGCACCAGCAAGTCGCCGTCAGACATGGTGGGCCAACTGAACGAGATACTGCACCTGAGGTACGAGCGTGCTCATCTGGCTTATCTCCACGCCGTGGAGAATGCGCCGAGGGGGGACAACACTCTGCAGTCGTTTGGCTCATACGAGGAGCCCGAAGGTTGGTGCGGCGTGTCTGTGACCGATCGCTACCTGAAGGACTGCTTCATCGAAGAGTACATGCGACAGGAACAAGCCATCAACAAACTGCTCCAGGGCACCTTCGGCCGAGTCTTCAGGTCGGACCATACAAGGAAACCAGTGGAGACGGAGCCCGCAAGTGTTCAAGTGGTGATGAAGCCGACCAACGTTCCACTGGTAGATGTCAAGCCAGAGAACGTTCCACTGGTGAAGATGGAGCCGGACAGCGTTCCAATGAAGCCGCCGCTGTCCGTCACTCCACCGGCCCAGACGCAGCTGGATGTCGCTAATACGCCCGAGCAGTTCTTCGAACAATTTTTGGAGTCCGAGTATTTCCAGAAGGAGATGGAGGAAGCCTGGTGTCAAGTGAAAAAGAAGGCtgggaagaagaggaaaagaaaacagacttGGCTGATGGGTCGTCTATGTTGTTTCTGCCGTCACCCGCTGAAAGAAGGACCCAAAAGCCCTCACGTTCACACGACCTTCCCGGGTCATGCGGGCAAATATATTTACTGCCCGAGCAAAGTTTACAATCTGTACAAGGACAAGGGCATGGACAAGGAGATGAACTGGGTGGAATTTCAGGCATCACCTTTCTACGACACAGAGTGGCAGCGATGGATTGACAGTCTGGACAGAACTGGGCATTGTCCTTTGACCCCTAACGTCCACCCGCCCTCCCCTTTTTCAGCTTCCAGCAGTCCCAGAAATtcagggatggatggatggacggacgatGCCCACTCTTGA
- the LOC119121442 gene encoding uncharacterized protein LOC119121442 isoform X1, whose amino-acid sequence MVNYRFKYWWLQDERFKAWLKPVEGNAYLAHCALCNQILRVGSAGTKALECHRKSGNHKAIMERRQKSHFGATSRAAASSSRATQSAATPVAFPPGSPPTPKAEVLRPFYKIISEKTAMDDDDNVRWMCSEHQKMWMMTELHDLGLWPGCRPVHRAGNAISLWRFPPQPELVHPEAELPSPNIFQLHPFFIWKPEDEIMVRLRSTYRLPCLHGCPQTQIMSAGEGRPRAIVGTGGQYYILSSQLRCEICRKCWFADNPRWLEKLPERVTNILPALVTSKQAICKTVVDELRCTSKSPSDMVGQLNEILHLRYERAHLAYLHAVENAPRGDNTLQSFGSYEEPEGWCGVSVTDRYLKDCFIEEYMRQEQAINKLLQGTFGRVFRSDHTRKPVETEPASVQVVMKPTNVPLVDVKPENVPLVKMEPDSVPMKPPLSVTPPAQTQLDVANTPEQFFEQFLESEYFQKEMEEAWCQVKKKAGKKRKRKQTWLMGRLCCFCRHPLKEGPKSPHVHTTFPGHAGKYIYCPSKVYNLYKDKGMDKEMNWVEFQASPFYDTEWQRWIDSLDRTGHCPLTPNVHPPSPFSASSSPRNSGMDGWTDDAHS is encoded by the exons ATGGTTAACTACAGGTTTAAATATTGGTGGTTGCAGGACGAACGGTTCAAAGCATGGTTGAAGCCGGTGGAGGGAAATGCATATCTAGCACACTGCGCTTTATGCAATCAAATCCTGAGAGTTGGATCAGCGGGAACCAAAGCATTGGAATGCCATCGCAAATCGGGAAATCACAAGGCGATTATGGAACGCCGACAGAAAAGCCACTTTGGGGCCACATCAAGAGCGGCAGCATCGAGTTCCAGAGCGACTCAGTCTGCTGCAACTCCAGTAGCCTTCCCGCCAGGATCTCCACCCACACCAAAAGCGGAGGTGCTACGACCTTTTTACAAG ATTATATCTGAAAAAACGGcgatggatgatgatgataatgtgAGGTGGATGTGTTCAGAACATCAGAAGATGTGGATGATGACGGAGCTGCATGATCTGGGGCTGTGGCCGGGATGTCGCCCGGTGCACAGAGCGGGCAATGCCATCTCTCTGTGGCGTTTCCCCCCGCAGCCGGAGCTCGTCCACCCCGAGGCCGAGCTGCCGTCCCCAAATATCTTCCAGCTCCATCCTTTCTTCATTTGGAAACCCGAAGACGAGATTATGGTCAGGTTGAGGAGCACGTACCGGTTGCCTTGTCTGCACGGCTGTCCTCAGACACAG ATCATGTCCGCTGGTGAGGGGCGACCCCGAGCAATCGTCGGCACCGGAGGGCAGTATTACATCCTGTCTTCCCAACTCCGCTGCGAGATCTGCCGCAAATGCTGGTTCGCAGACAATCCACGGTGGCTGGAGAAACTGCCCGAGCGTGTCACGAACATCTTGCCGGCTTTGGTGACCTCCAAACAAGCTATATGCAAGACGGTCGTAGACGAGCTGCGTTGCACCAGCAAGTCGCCGTCAGACATGGTGGGCCAACTGAACGAGATACTGCACCTGAGGTACGAGCGTGCTCATCTGGCTTATCTCCACGCCGTGGAGAATGCGCCGAGGGGGGACAACACTCTGCAGTCGTTTGGCTCATACGAGGAGCCCGAAGGTTGGTGCGGCGTGTCTGTGACCGATCGCTACCTGAAGGACTGCTTCATCGAAGAGTACATGCGACAGGAACAAGCCATCAACAAACTGCTCCAGGGCACCTTCGGCCGAGTCTTCAGGTCGGACCATACAAGGAAACCAGTGGAGACGGAGCCCGCAAGTGTTCAAGTGGTGATGAAGCCGACCAACGTTCCACTGGTAGATGTCAAGCCAGAGAACGTTCCACTGGTGAAGATGGAGCCGGACAGCGTTCCAATGAAGCCGCCGCTGTCCGTCACTCCACCGGCCCAGACGCAGCTGGATGTCGCTAATACGCCCGAGCAGTTCTTCGAACAATTTTTGGAGTCCGAGTATTTCCAGAAGGAGATGGAGGAAGCCTGGTGTCAAGTGAAAAAGAAGGCtgggaagaagaggaaaagaaaacagacttGGCTGATGGGTCGTCTATGTTGTTTCTGCCGTCACCCGCTGAAAGAAGGACCCAAAAGCCCTCACGTTCACACGACCTTCCCGGGTCATGCGGGCAAATATATTTACTGCCCGAGCAAAGTTTACAATCTGTACAAGGACAAGGGCATGGACAAGGAGATGAACTGGGTGGAATTTCAGGCATCACCTTTCTACGACACAGAGTGGCAGCGATGGATTGACAGTCTGGACAGAACTGGGCATTGTCCTTTGACCCCTAACGTCCACCCGCCCTCCCCTTTTTCAGCTTCCAGCAGTCCCAGAAATtcagggatggatggatggacggacgatGCCCACTCTTGA
- the LOC119121442 gene encoding uncharacterized protein LOC119121442 isoform X5, translating to MWMMTELHDLGLWPGCRPVHRAGNAISLWRFPPQPELVHPEAELPSPNIFQLHPFFIWKPEDEIMVRLRSTYRLPCLHGCPQTQIMSAGEGRPRAIVGTGGQYYILSSQLRCEICRKCWFADNPRWLEKLPERVTNILPALVTSKQAICKTVVDELRCTSKSPSDMVGQLNEILHLRYERAHLAYLHAVENAPRGDNTLQSFGSYEEPEGWCGVSVTDRYLKDCFIEEYMRQEQAINKLLQGTFGRVFRSDHTRKPVETEPASVQVVMKPTNVPLVDVKPENVPLVKMEPDSVPMKPPLSVTPPAQTQLDVANTPEQFFEQFLESEYFQKEMEEAWCQVKKKAGKKRKRKQTWLMGRLCCFCRHPLKEGPKSPHVHTTFPGHAGKYIYCPSKVYNLYKDKGMDKEMNWVEFQASPFYDTEWQRWIDSLDRTGHCPLTPNVHPPSPFSASSSPRNSGMDGWTDDAHS from the exons ATGTGGATGATGACGGAGCTGCATGATCTGGGGCTGTGGCCGGGATGTCGCCCGGTGCACAGAGCGGGCAATGCCATCTCTCTGTGGCGTTTCCCCCCGCAGCCGGAGCTCGTCCACCCCGAGGCCGAGCTGCCGTCCCCAAATATCTTCCAGCTCCATCCTTTCTTCATTTGGAAACCCGAAGACGAGATTATGGTCAGGTTGAGGAGCACGTACCGGTTGCCTTGTCTGCACGGCTGTCCTCAGACACAG ATCATGTCCGCTGGTGAGGGGCGACCCCGAGCAATCGTCGGCACCGGAGGGCAGTATTACATCCTGTCTTCCCAACTCCGCTGCGAGATCTGCCGCAAATGCTGGTTCGCAGACAATCCACGGTGGCTGGAGAAACTGCCCGAGCGTGTCACGAACATCTTGCCGGCTTTGGTGACCTCCAAACAAGCTATATGCAAGACGGTCGTAGACGAGCTGCGTTGCACCAGCAAGTCGCCGTCAGACATGGTGGGCCAACTGAACGAGATACTGCACCTGAGGTACGAGCGTGCTCATCTGGCTTATCTCCACGCCGTGGAGAATGCGCCGAGGGGGGACAACACTCTGCAGTCGTTTGGCTCATACGAGGAGCCCGAAGGTTGGTGCGGCGTGTCTGTGACCGATCGCTACCTGAAGGACTGCTTCATCGAAGAGTACATGCGACAGGAACAAGCCATCAACAAACTGCTCCAGGGCACCTTCGGCCGAGTCTTCAGGTCGGACCATACAAGGAAACCAGTGGAGACGGAGCCCGCAAGTGTTCAAGTGGTGATGAAGCCGACCAACGTTCCACTGGTAGATGTCAAGCCAGAGAACGTTCCACTGGTGAAGATGGAGCCGGACAGCGTTCCAATGAAGCCGCCGCTGTCCGTCACTCCACCGGCCCAGACGCAGCTGGATGTCGCTAATACGCCCGAGCAGTTCTTCGAACAATTTTTGGAGTCCGAGTATTTCCAGAAGGAGATGGAGGAAGCCTGGTGTCAAGTGAAAAAGAAGGCtgggaagaagaggaaaagaaaacagacttGGCTGATGGGTCGTCTATGTTGTTTCTGCCGTCACCCGCTGAAAGAAGGACCCAAAAGCCCTCACGTTCACACGACCTTCCCGGGTCATGCGGGCAAATATATTTACTGCCCGAGCAAAGTTTACAATCTGTACAAGGACAAGGGCATGGACAAGGAGATGAACTGGGTGGAATTTCAGGCATCACCTTTCTACGACACAGAGTGGCAGCGATGGATTGACAGTCTGGACAGAACTGGGCATTGTCCTTTGACCCCTAACGTCCACCCGCCCTCCCCTTTTTCAGCTTCCAGCAGTCCCAGAAATtcagggatggatggatggacggacgatGCCCACTCTTGA